TCCTCGAGTCCGTCAAGACCGTCGCCGACATCTATGCCCCGGGGGACGGACGGATCAGCGCCGTGAACACGGCCTTGAAGACCGACCCGGGCCTGATCAACAAGGACCCGTACGGCCAGGGGTGGATTCTCCGCATCCAGCTCGACCGCCCGATCCCGCCCGAAGCGCTCCTCGACGCGGCCGCCTACCGCGCGCTCGCCGCGTCGCACGCCTAGCGGCGGATCACTTGCCCTCGAATTTGGGGGGGCGCCGCTCCAGGAACGCACGCATCCCTTCGGTGCGGTCGCGCGTGCCGAACGTGTGGCCGGCCGATTGGCCCTCGAGGTAGAGGGCCGCGGAGAGCGGTGCGTCCATGCCATCGTCGATCACTCGTTTGATCCAACGCACCCCGAGCGGTGCGCGGCTCGCGATCGTCTCGGCGAGCTTCTGGGTCTCCTCCCGGGCCGTGTCCGCGGGATAGACCTGCGCGACGAAGCCGAGGCGAAGGGCTTCCTCCGCCCCCACGGGAATCCCCGTGTAGATCAGCCACTTGGTCTTCGCCCTGCCGATGAGACGGGTGAGTCGCGAGGCTCCCCCCATGCCGGGGTGGATCCCGACCGTCACCTCGGGAAGCCCAAGCTGGGCACCTTGCGCCGCGACGATGAAGTCGGCTGCCAGCGCGAGCTCGAGACCCCCCCCGAGCGCGTATCCCTCGACCAGCGCGATCACGGGCCCCGGGAACGCTTCGACACGGCGCGCGGCGCGCTGACCGATGTAGCCGAACTCGACGCCCTCGGAGAGGCTCTTGCGCTCCATCTCGGCGATGTCCGCACCGGCCGCGAACACTGGGGAGGAGCCGGCGAGGACGACCGCCCGGACCTTCGGATCGGACTCGAGGCCGTGGAACGCACGTTCGATCTGCTCCAGGAGATCGGAGTTGAGGGAGTTGAGCACCTCCGGTCGGTCGAGCAGGACCCATGCGACCGGACCACGATGTTCGACCCGTACGTAGCGCATCGGCCAGCGAGTATCGCCCGCCGCGGCCCGCCGTCGCAGTTCCGCAGAGATCGGGAAGGCGTCGCCCCACCGCTTTGCATACTGCTCGACCAGGCGCAGTCCCTCGGGGATGCCGATCGACGAGAGCTGGGCGAACGGTCCCCAGGCCCGACGCAGTCCGACCGTCGCGCCTCGATCGGTCGCCTCGGGCGTGGCGACGGCCTCCTCGACGAGCCGGGTCGCGATCCCTATCGTCAGGCCGAGGAAGCGCTCGCGTGCTGCGGTCTTGTGCTGAGGCTCGACCGCCGTCTCCTTCCACGCCCAGGGCGTGCCCGAGCGGAGCTGCTCCTCGAGGCGACGGGACGGCGCGTAGGCCGCTCCGAAGGCGGCGTGCAGCGACTCTTGCGAATGCGCCGCGATCGGGATCCCGGTCACGTTCATCAGCTCGAAAGGGCCGAGGGTGGCCCCGAACAGCTCGCGCCCGACCTCTTCGATCGTCGCGAGGCTCGCCACGCCCTCTTCCGCGAGACGCGCGGCCTCGTTCAGGTACGGGACGAAGTAGCGGTTGACCGCGAAGCCGGCTCGGTCCGCGACGCGGATCGGCACCTTGCGCGTGAGGTAGGCGAACTGCTCGAGCGCGTCCAGGACCCCGGGGTCGGTGGACTCCCCACCGATCACCTCGAGGAGCTTGTTGATTGCGGCGGGGAAGAAGAAGTGCAGGCCCGCGAAGCGCTCCGGGTGCGGGGAGCCCCGGGAGAGCTCGGTCACGGAGAGCGAGGAGGTGTTCGTCGCGACGAGCGCCTGGGCCGTTACGAGCGGACCGAGCTCGCCGAGGAGCTTCGCCTTGACCCCTCGGTCCTCGAACACGGCCTCGATCACGAGGGCGGCCCCGTCGACCGCGGCACGAAGATCGGTCGTGAACGAGATGCGGCCGAGGATCTCCTCGCGCCGGGCCGGCGTTAGCTTCTTGCGTTGGATCGCGCCCGCGAGCATCTTCTCGATGAGGCCGCGGCCGCGCTCGAGCATCGGCGCATCGACGTCCCGAACCCGGACCGTGAAACCGGATTGGGCGCACGTTTGCGCGATCCCGCTGCCCATGTTGCCGGCGCCGATGACGGCGATCACCGCGGGCGGTCGGACCGATGGGATCTCCATGAACGAAGGTGCCTCTGGCCCGCGTCAGGAATGGGGTGTATTTACAGTTCGGGCCGTCTCGCCTCGGAAGGAGCTCGGGGCCCGGCATCGGCGCCGAGGGCCGCACCTCCGGTGGGTATCGGGGGTCGGGCCGCGCGTCCTCCACAAGTTAAGGGGGGCGGCGCTCCGGGGGTACGATGGCCACCTTAGAGGACGAGCGGGCAGCGGACGCCGCGCTCGAGACCGAAGCGCAGCTCGTCTTGACGCTGGGGGGATACGCGCTCGAGCTCGCCGGTGCCCGGCTCGTCACGAACGAGCACGTAGCCGTCCCCCGGTTCAACTTCGTGCAGGAGCTCGGCATCGCACGGGAGCGCCAGACGGCGTTCTTCGAGCGCGCGCTGGATCACTACTTCCAGCGCGCCCTCCGTCCGACCTTCCGCGTCCCCGTTCCCGTCCCCGCGTACCTGGACACCAACCTGCGCCGGCTCGGGTTCCAAGCCCGGCCCGAGCCCCTGACGGTCCTCGTGGGGGAGCCCCGGGCAACGCGCGCGAGTCGAGGACCGACCCGGGTGCGGATCGCGAAGGAGTCCGAACTCGACCGGGTGGCCGCGTTCTGGACCTCCGAGCGAGAGCGACCCGAGTTCGCCGCGGCCCTATCGGTCGCGATCCACCACCCGAACCCGCACGAGCGCCTGGTTCCGGTCCTGGCCGAGCTCTCCGGCGCGCCGGTCGGCGCCGCCCTCCTCTATCGCTACCGGAACATGGCCGGGATCTTCGGGGTCACGACGCAGCCCGAGGCACGGGGACGTGGCGTGGCCAGCGATCTCACCGGCTGGGTCGTGGCGGAGGAAATCGCCGGGCCTGGCTGCCCGTACTTCGTCCTCGCCGATTCCGCCCGACTGGAAGAGCGGCTCGTGACCCTCGGTTTCCATCCCGTTCGCACCTTCCGCGAGTACGAGCTCGCGTCGGAGATCTCCCTCGCATTGCCCTCCCCCGGGGCTCCCGGAACTCCTCGATGGAGGCCCCCGCGTGCTCCGCCAACGGTCACTCGTTCGGACGGCGCAGGCTCTCGAGCTTGAGTCGCTGCTCGAGCGAGGCGATCGTACGGATGGTCGGGATCACCGTGTCCGCGTTGAGGGAGATCGAGTCGATCCCCTGACGGACCAGGAACTCGGCGAACTCGGGGTAGACGCTCGGGCCCTGCCCGCAGATCCCCACGGTCCGACCCTCGGCGTGGGCCCCCTCGATCAGGAGCTCGATCGCGCGCAGCACCGCCGGGTCGCGCTCGTCGAAGTATCCCATCCGGCCCAGCGTCTCCGAATCGCGGTCGGCCCCGAGCACGAGTTGAGTAAGGTCGTTCGAGCCGATGGAGAACCCATCGCAATGCTTGGAGAACTCGCGAGCGAGGAGGACGGTGGACGGGACCTCCGCCATCAGATAGAGCTGGAAGTCCCGGGACCGCCGCAGGCCGGCCTCGCGCATCATCGTCGCGATCTCTTCGAGCTCCCAGGTGTTCCGGACGAACGGCAGCATCACATGGGCGTTCTTCAAACCCATCTCGGTCCGGATGCGATGGATCGCCTCGAGCTCGCACAGGAACGCCGGTCGGTAGACCGGCGAGATGTACCGAGAGCAGCCGCGCCAGCCGATCATCGGGTTCTCTTCGACCGGTTCGTAGGCCTCTCCGCCGGGCATCCCGCGGTACTCGTTCGTCTTGAAGTCGGAGGTCCGGATGATCACCGGGCGCGGGTAGAACGCCTGGCAGACCTTGGCGAGCCCGTCGGCGAGCCGGCGGACGAGCTCCTCCTTGCGGCCCTCCTTCAGGAGCTTGAGCGGGTGCTCGCGAACGTGGGCCGTGAAGATGAACTCGATGCGCAACAGGCCGACGCCATTCACCGGGAGCTGAGCGTACTCCGCCGCCTTTTCCGGTACGCCGACGTTCACGTAGATCTTCGTGGCGGTGACGGGAGAGGCGTGTCCTCCCATGCCCAGCACGCTCGCCGCCGGTGTCGGAGCCGGGGCGGCGCGCCGCCCGCGGTAGACCTGACCGGTCTTTCCGTCCACCGTGACCTCGGTCCCGTCGACGATCGTGTGGGTCGCGGTCCGCGTCCCGACGACGCACGGGACACCGAGCTCGCGCGAGACGATGGCTGCGTGACAGGTCATCCCGCCCTCGTCCGTGACGATCGCGGCCGCATGGGCCATCGCGGGCACCATGTCCGGCGTCGTCATCGACGTGACGAGCACCTCACCGGGGCGTAGCTTCTCCATGTCGGCCGCGCCCTGGAGGATCCGCGCGACGCCGCTCGCGACCCCGGGGCTCGCTCCGAATCCGCGCAGGATCGCGGCCTCGGGCTCGGGTGCGGCCTCGATCGGAGCGGCTTGCGCCTGGCCGGGGGAGGGAGCCTTTGCGGCTCCCGCGCTCCGGGCCTCCTTGTTCGGTATCGTGGTCACGGGACGGGCTTGGACAATATAGAGAGCGTGGGCGTCGGCGCACCACTCCACATCCATCGGCCGCCGATAGTGCGACTCGATGACGCGGGCGAGCGACGCGAGCCGGAGGATCCGCTCGTCCGA
Above is a window of Thermoplasmata archaeon DNA encoding:
- the gcvH gene encoding glycine cleavage system protein GcvH gives rise to the protein MTPEAKTPEELRYTKTHEWVRIEGDQATIGITDHAQGELTDIVYVDLPAVGKPVRAGASALVLESVKTVADIYAPGDGRISAVNTALKTDPGLINKDPYGQGWILRIQLDRPIPPEALLDAAAYRALAASHA
- a CDS encoding enoyl-CoA hydratase-related protein, which encodes MEIPSVRPPAVIAVIGAGNMGSGIAQTCAQSGFTVRVRDVDAPMLERGRGLIEKMLAGAIQRKKLTPARREEILGRISFTTDLRAAVDGAALVIEAVFEDRGVKAKLLGELGPLVTAQALVATNTSSLSVTELSRGSPHPERFAGLHFFFPAAINKLLEVIGGESTDPGVLDALEQFAYLTRKVPIRVADRAGFAVNRYFVPYLNEAARLAEEGVASLATIEEVGRELFGATLGPFELMNVTGIPIAAHSQESLHAAFGAAYAPSRRLEEQLRSGTPWAWKETAVEPQHKTAARERFLGLTIGIATRLVEEAVATPEATDRGATVGLRRAWGPFAQLSSIGIPEGLRLVEQYAKRWGDAFPISAELRRRAAAGDTRWPMRYVRVEHRGPVAWVLLDRPEVLNSLNSDLLEQIERAFHGLESDPKVRAVVLAGSSPVFAAGADIAEMERKSLSEGVEFGYIGQRAARRVEAFPGPVIALVEGYALGGGLELALAADFIVAAQGAQLGLPEVTVGIHPGMGGASRLTRLIGRAKTKWLIYTGIPVGAEEALRLGFVAQVYPADTAREETQKLAETIASRAPLGVRWIKRVIDDGMDAPLSAALYLEGQSAGHTFGTRDRTEGMRAFLERRPPKFEGK
- a CDS encoding GNAT family N-acetyltransferase — its product is MATLEDERAADAALETEAQLVLTLGGYALELAGARLVTNEHVAVPRFNFVQELGIARERQTAFFERALDHYFQRALRPTFRVPVPVPAYLDTNLRRLGFQARPEPLTVLVGEPRATRASRGPTRVRIAKESELDRVAAFWTSERERPEFAAALSVAIHHPNPHERLVPVLAELSGAPVGAALLYRYRNMAGIFGVTTQPEARGRGVASDLTGWVVAEEIAGPGCPYFVLADSARLEERLVTLGFHPVRTFREYELASEISLALPSPGAPGTPRWRPPRAPPTVTRSDGAGSRA
- the ppsA gene encoding phosphoenolpyruvate synthase — protein: MRNIVALADVSERDHALVGGKASKLGEVVREGLPVPPGFVVTTDAYSSFVAIPTLRKEIATALGQLDVSKSDSVETASQRIRAAFDRTEFPPELRREIVEAYESFAREHLVRFSAVRSSATAEDLEGASFAGLQDTYLNVGGTEAILDAIRRCWSSVFTPRVISYRGRKGFEHADVKLAVLIQKMVESTVSGILFTRDPNTGENHMIIEAGWGLGEAIVGGEVTPDHYVIDGISQQVVQKLISEQRVRIVRAEGGGNRHEAIPAAEQNVQKLSDERILRLASLARVIESHYRRPMDVEWCADAHALYIVQARPVTTIPNKEARSAGAAKAPSPGQAQAAPIEAAPEPEAAILRGFGASPGVASGVARILQGAADMEKLRPGEVLVTSMTTPDMVPAMAHAAAIVTDEGGMTCHAAIVSRELGVPCVVGTRTATHTIVDGTEVTVDGKTGQVYRGRRAAPAPTPAASVLGMGGHASPVTATKIYVNVGVPEKAAEYAQLPVNGVGLLRIEFIFTAHVREHPLKLLKEGRKEELVRRLADGLAKVCQAFYPRPVIIRTSDFKTNEYRGMPGGEAYEPVEENPMIGWRGCSRYISPVYRPAFLCELEAIHRIRTEMGLKNAHVMLPFVRNTWELEEIATMMREAGLRRSRDFQLYLMAEVPSTVLLAREFSKHCDGFSIGSNDLTQLVLGADRDSETLGRMGYFDERDPAVLRAIELLIEGAHAEGRTVGICGQGPSVYPEFAEFLVRQGIDSISLNADTVIPTIRTIASLEQRLKLESLRRPNE